One Phoenix dactylifera cultivar Barhee BC4 chromosome 14, palm_55x_up_171113_PBpolish2nd_filt_p, whole genome shotgun sequence DNA window includes the following coding sequences:
- the LOC103701264 gene encoding 3-hydroxyacyl-[acyl-carrier-protein] dehydratase FabZ-like: MEASAMARSLLSAPPLHSNPSLSRHGSNPDLLSFPSPKSQPRNALPPVLSLSNPKSPARTLGMERRSHLPTRCSVDSAVKTEEEVPIEKRFPPFPTVLDINQIRDILPHRFPFLLVDRVVEYQAGVTAVGIKNVTINDNFFPGHFPERPIMPGVLMVEAMAQVGGLVMLQPEVGGSRDNFFFAGIDKVRFRKPVIAGDTLVMRMTLVKLQKRFGIAKMEGKAYVGGDLVCEGEFLMATGSE; encoded by the exons ATGGAAGCCTCCGCGATGGCGAGATCGCTCCTCTCTGCGCCTCCGCTTCACTCCAATCCGTCCCTCTCTCGCCATGGCTCCAATCCGGAcctcctctcctttccttcCCCCAAATCTCAGCCAAGGAATGCTCTTCCTCCTGTTCTATCGCTCTCAAACCCTAAATCCCCCGCTCGGACGCTCGGAATGGAGAGGCGGAGCCACTTGCCGACTCGCTGCTCCGTCGATAGCGCGGTGAAGACGGAAGAAGAAGTCCCGATCGAGAAGA GGTTTCCGCCTTTTCCGACGGTTTTGGACATCAACCAGATCCGTGATATTTTGCCACATCG GTTCCCGTTTCTTCTAGTGGATAGAGTGGTCGAGTACCAGGCTGGAGTTACTGCTGTTGGCATCAAGAATGTCACGATCAATGATAACTTCTTTCCTGGTCACTTCCCGGAGCGCCCAATAATGCCAGGTGTTCTCATGGTTGAG GCCATGGCCCAAGTTGGTGGTCTAGTAATGCTGCAACCCGAAGTGGGTGGCTCTCGTGACAATTTCTTCTTTGCCGGGATCGACAAAGTGAGGTTTCGGAAGCCTGTGATCGCAGGGGACACCTTAGTTATGAGGATGACACTGGTCAAACTGCAAAAACGCTTTGGGATAGCGAAGATGGAAGGGAAGGCATATGTTGGTGGTGATTTGGTATGCGAGGGTGAATTTCTGATGGCCACTGGAAGCGAATGA
- the LOC103701263 gene encoding uncharacterized protein LOC103701263, with the protein MNTTTTHRRTESQISSSADMPATGGASPSSSSSTTTTAASSSFAAAADQNPNPRGNNSMQSLWDSINKGRSCIHALAALLSAPDLASLADSDRPARSLLDSSDAYAAVSSALSAPLSGSGDDPFCKWLYETFQSSDPDLRLVVLSFLPLLSGLYLSRVVAASAAAAAHQPSLAGFEAVLLALYSTEAKARAGKPLLISVPDLSQPSLYHFPRPPASTAGPRGSAASAPPRPAAQPSIGVLSPPLEPQIAVKSTKRACIVAVALDCYYKKIALMPSRSKLDLCEFVASWAGQDCSCRFELDDEPNPSSTSSPFSSPEIRNFFEDDGGVGNAAEEMGRLGIQESPNGHQCNGEEKEGGRTSRGSRVPLPWELLQPVLRILGHCLLAPLNPQEVKDAASMAVRCVYARASHELVPQAILATRSLIQLDKSARRSAKAATMAATPGRASNPNTPSKPKKPEILLVSNDRLVHDLP; encoded by the coding sequence ATGAACACCACCACCACGCATCGGAGGACGGAGAGTCAGATCTCTTCCTCCGCCGATATGCCGGCCACCGGCGgcgcctccccgtcctcctcctcctcgaccACCACCAccgcggcctcctcctctttcgcTGCTGCCGCCGATCAAAACCCTAATCCCAGGGGAAACAACTCCATGCAATCTTTGTGGGACTCCATCAATAAGGGCCGATCCTGCATCCACGCACTCGCCGCCCTCCTCTCCGCCCCCGATCTCGCCTCCCTCGCCGACTCCGACCGGCCTGCCcgctccctcctcgactcctccGACGCCTACGCCGCCGTCTCCTCGGCACTCTCCGCCCCCCTCTCCGGCTCCGGCGACGACCCCTTTTGCAAGTGGCTCTACGAGACGTTCCAGTCCTCCGACCCCGACCTCCGCCTCGtcgtcctctccttcctccccctcctctccggccTCTACCTCTCCCGCGTCGTCGCCGCCTCCGCCGCGGCCGCCGCCCACCAGCCCTCCCTCGCGGGATTCGAGGCCGTCCTCCTCGCTCTCTATTCCACAGAGGCCAAGGCCCGCGCCGGCAAGCCCCTCCTCATCTCCGTCCCCGACCTCTCTCAACCCTCCCTCTACCACTTCCCCCGCCCTCCCGCCTCCACCGCCGGCCCCCGCggctccgccgcctccgcccCTCCCCGCCCCGCCGCCCAGCCCTCCATTGGCGTCCTCTCCCCTCCCCTCGAGCCCCAGATCGCGGTCAAGTCCACCAAGCGCGCTTGCATCGTCGCCGTCGCCCTCGACTGCTACTACAAGAAGATCGCCCTCATGCCGAGCCGATCAAAGCTCGATCTCTGCGAGTTCGTCGCCTCCTGGGCCGGCCAGGACTGCAGCTGCCGCTTCGAGCTCGACGACGAGCCCAATCCCTCCTCTACCTCCTCTCCATTCTCCTCGCCAGAAATTAGGAACTTCTTCGAGGATGACGGTGGGGTCGGCAACGCGGCAGAGGAGATGGGTAGGCTAGGGATTCAAGAGAGCCCCAACGGCCACCAATGCAAtggggaggagaaggagggcgGCAGGACTTCGAGGGGGTCGAGGGTGCCGCTCCCATGGGAGCTCCTCCAGCCGGTGCTGAGGATCTTGGGTCACTGCCTTCTTGCGCCGCTGAACCCACAAGAGGTGAAGGATGCTGCGTCCATGGCCGTGCGGTGCGTGTATGCTCGGGCATCTCATGAGCTGGTACCGCAGGCGATCTTGGCCACCCGCAGCTTGATCCAGTTGGATAAGAGCGCTCGGAGGTCAGCGAAGGCAGCGACAATGGCGGCGACACCGGGTAGGGCTTCCAATCCAAACACGCCGAGCAAGCCAAAGAAGCCAGAGATCCTTTTGGTCTCAAATGATCGGTTAGTACATGATTTGCCTTGA
- the LOC103701262 gene encoding uncharacterized protein LOC103701262, whose product MPSDSKQRESPLQTSSPMAEAKRGSKPVKRSHKSKRQAYMKAEKPPTLRAFRSFFSCKDYRVVEGNKRKCKRIVCSGSLCSLKGSSGVVRPEATSPEVYKKMASSRWLKAPPNETNRAVSNSSYSFNSSASITAPSSSSSSLSSSSSSLGGSFRGKHLRRFSGCYECHVAVDPVNGVSRAPSMRATICPCPDCGEIFMKPETLELHQAVRHAVSELGPDDTSRNIVEIIFQSSWLKKEPPVCKIDRILKVRSTQKTIAEFEIYRDSIKSRANKVAKKHPRCIADGNELLRFHCTTFACSLGLSGSTNLCQSAPQCNVCSIIRDGFKMDSLGKIQTMATSGRAHDMARIASGDAKRAMLVCRVIAGRVKKSQDALEECDSVANQAGVVYSNLDELFVFDPKAILPCFVVVYSDY is encoded by the exons ATGCCATCTGATTCTAAGCAGAGGGAGAGCCCTCTTCAAACCTCTTCTCCAATGGCTGAAGCAAAGAGAGGCAGTAAGCCCGTAAAGAGAAGCCATAAGAGTAAGAGACAAGCATATATGAAGGCGGAGAAGCCGCCTACTTTGAGAGCCTTCAGAAGCTTCTTCTCATGCAAGGACTACCGAGTAGTAGAAGGTAACAAGAGGAAGTGCAAGAGGATTGTGTGCTCCGGGTCTCTCTGTAGCTTGAAGGGCAGCTCAGGTGTCGTAAGGCCGGAAGCAACTTCCCCTGAGGTCTATAAGAAAATGGCTTCTAGCAGATGGTTGAAAGCTCCTCCTAATGAGACCAATAGAGCTGTTTCCAACTCCTCTTATTCTTTTAATTCTTCTGCTTCTATAACTGccccttcatcatcatcatcatcattatcttcatcttcttcttctcttggtGGGTCTTTCAGAGGAAAACATCTGAGAAGGTTCTCTGGTTGTTATGAGTGTCATGTGGCCGTTGATCCTGTTAATGGGGTGTCAAGGGCCCCTTCTATGAGGGCTACTATCTGTCCTTGCCCTGATTGTGGGGAGATTTTTATGAAACCAGAGACTTTGGAGCTTCACCAGGCAGTTAGGCATGCAG TATCAGAACTGGGTCCAGATGACACCAGCCGAAACATAGTAGAGATAATATTTCagtccagttggctcaagaaagAACCTCCAGTGTGCAAGATAGACAGGATCCTTAAGGTCCGCAGCACCCAGAAGACCATAGCTGAATTCGAAATCTACAGAGACTCCATAAAGAGCAGAGCTAACAAGGTGGCAAAAAAGCACCCAAGGTGCATTGCTGATGGGAATGAACTCCTGAGATTCCACTGCACAACCTTCGCATGCTCCCTCGGCCTCAGCGGATCCACCAACCTGTGCCAATCAGCTCCACAATGCAATGTGTGCAGCATCATACGAGATGGGTTCAAGATGGACAGTCttggaaagatccaaactatgGCTACCAGTGGAAGGGCGCATGATATGGCTCGGATTGCATCGGGCGATGCAAAGAGGGCTATGTTGGTCTGCAGAGTTATTGCAGGGAGAGTGAAGAAGAGCCAAGATGCTTTGGAGGAATGCGATTCAGTCGCCAATCAGGCAGGAGTTGTTTACTCGAATTTGGACGAGCTCTTTGTGTTTGATCCTAAAGCCATCCTACCTTGTTTTGTTGTTGTTTACAGTGATTACTAG
- the LOC103701261 gene encoding O-fucosyltransferase 10-like isoform X1, with amino-acid sequence MAWTAVMKAKTCSLPLRAPHCRRALRFKARDDSSESSAAVELLCRLRMRVFFLVVMLYVVGFLLCAGGVSILMHPAAAPGSVYRSPELFKKLWPEMQLDNSSGVDLNAVWKHGRRLKQWKPCTNSSLEHTGSAAPSGYLIVDANGGLNQQRSSICNAVALAGLLNAILIIPQFHFHNIWMDPSKFGDIYDEDHFIRTLDGHVWVVRRLPETVMERFGNNISNIPNLKVKAWVPISYYLNEASPVLREQGVIRISPFANRLAIETPPDIQSLRCLANYKALRFSVPIVTIAKKLVERMVEKSSNNGGKYVAVHLRFEEDMVAFSCCVYGGGMTEKFEMDSARQRGWREKFKQRGHCSSPGLKRMNGKCPLTPLEVGMMLRGMGFNNNTPVYLASGKIYKADRNLATLLQLFPLLQTKESLATPEELAPFQGYSSRLAALDYTVCLYSEVFVTTQGGNFPHFMMGHRRFLYNGHAKTIKPDKQKLAVLLHDTSISWKVFKEEMETMLRESNRKGVMFRKSKQSIYAYPSPDCTCHQDLIDSTSLPTYLNH; translated from the exons ATGGCCTGGACCGCCGTTATGAAGGCCAAAACTTGCAGCTTGCCCTTACGGGCCCCACATTGCCGCCGTGCCCTCAGGTTCAAGGCACGGGATGATTCttccgagagctcggccgccgTCGAACTCCTTTGCCGGCTCCGGATGCGGGTCTTCTTCCTGGTAGTAATGCTCTACGTTGTTGGATTTCTCTTGTGCGCCGGGGGTGTCTCCATTTTGATGCACCCGGCGGCGGCCCCTGGTTCGGTGTACCGCAGCCCGGAGCTCTTCAAGAAGCTCTGGCCCGAAATGCAGTTGGATAACTCCTCTGGAGTTGAT TTAAATGCAGTATGGAAACATGGGAGGAGATTGAAGCAGTGGAAACCTTGCACAAATAGTTCACTTGAGCATACTG GGTCAGCAGCTCCAAGTGGTTACCTGATTGTTGATGCTAACGGTGGTCTGAATCAACAACGTTCATCG ATTTGTAATGCAGTGGCTCTGGCTGGTCTTCTCAACGCAATCCTCATCATTCCACAATTTCATTTTCACAATATTTGGATGGATCCAAG TAAATTTGGAGATATATATGATGAAGATCATTTCATAAGAACTCTTGATGGCCATGTGTGGGTGGTCAGAAGACTTCCTGAGACAGTAATGGAAAGATTTGGCAACAACATTAGCAACATACCAAACTTGAAAGTTAAAGCTTGGGTGCCAATTAGTTATTACTTGAATGAAGCATCCCCAGTATTGCGTGAGCAAGG GGTTATTCGCATAAGCCCCTTTGCAAATAGACTGGCAATAGAAACTCCTCCAGATATCCAATCACTTAGATGTTTAGCTAATTACAAAGCACTGAGATTTTCTGTTCCCATAGTCACAATTGCAAAGAAATTAGTTGAACGTATGGTTGAGAAAAGCTCAAATAATGGTGGGAAGTATGTGGCAGTCCATCTCCGTTTTGAGGAG GATATGGTGGCCTTCTCCTGCTGTGTATATGGTGGAGGGATGACTGAGAAGTTTGAAATGGATTCTGCTCGTCAAAGAGGGTGGAGGGAAAAGTTTAAACAGAGAGGCCATTGTTCAAGTCCTGGCCTAAAACGTATGAATGGAAAGTGTCCTCTGACTCCCTTAGAG GTAGGAATGATGCTGAGGGGTATGGGCTTTAATAACAACACTCCAGTCTATTTGGCATCGGGGAAAATATACAAGGCGGATAGAAATTTAGCAACTTTACTGCAGCTCTTTCCCCTTCTTCAGACCAAAGAGTCTCTTGCCACTCCAGAAGAGCTTGCTCCATTCCAG GGTTACTCTTCAAGGTTGGCTGCATTGGATTATACTGTTTGCCTGTACAGCGAAGTGTTTGTTACCACTCAAGGTGGCAATTTTCCCCACTTTATGATGGGCCATCGGCGATTTCTCTACAATGGCCATGCTAAGACCATCAAACCTGACAAACAAAAATTAGCTGTGTTACTGCATGATACAAGCATTAG TTGGAAGGTTTTCAAGGAAGAAATGGAAACAATGCTTCGTGAGAGCAACCGAAAGGGCGTGATGTTTCGTAAGAGCAAACAATCAATCTACGCATACCCTTCACCAGATTGCACCTGTCACCAAGATCTGATCGATTCAACATCCTTGCCAACCTATCTCAACCATTAG
- the LOC103701261 gene encoding O-fucosyltransferase 10-like isoform X2 — protein MDPSKFGDIYDEDHFIRTLDGHVWVVRRLPETVMERFGNNISNIPNLKVKAWVPISYYLNEASPVLREQGVIRISPFANRLAIETPPDIQSLRCLANYKALRFSVPIVTIAKKLVERMVEKSSNNGGKYVAVHLRFEEDMVAFSCCVYGGGMTEKFEMDSARQRGWREKFKQRGHCSSPGLKRMNGKCPLTPLEVGMMLRGMGFNNNTPVYLASGKIYKADRNLATLLQLFPLLQTKESLATPEELAPFQGYSSRLAALDYTVCLYSEVFVTTQGGNFPHFMMGHRRFLYNGHAKTIKPDKQKLAVLLHDTSISWKVFKEEMETMLRESNRKGVMFRKSKQSIYAYPSPDCTCHQDLIDSTSLPTYLNH, from the exons ATGGATCCAAG TAAATTTGGAGATATATATGATGAAGATCATTTCATAAGAACTCTTGATGGCCATGTGTGGGTGGTCAGAAGACTTCCTGAGACAGTAATGGAAAGATTTGGCAACAACATTAGCAACATACCAAACTTGAAAGTTAAAGCTTGGGTGCCAATTAGTTATTACTTGAATGAAGCATCCCCAGTATTGCGTGAGCAAGG GGTTATTCGCATAAGCCCCTTTGCAAATAGACTGGCAATAGAAACTCCTCCAGATATCCAATCACTTAGATGTTTAGCTAATTACAAAGCACTGAGATTTTCTGTTCCCATAGTCACAATTGCAAAGAAATTAGTTGAACGTATGGTTGAGAAAAGCTCAAATAATGGTGGGAAGTATGTGGCAGTCCATCTCCGTTTTGAGGAG GATATGGTGGCCTTCTCCTGCTGTGTATATGGTGGAGGGATGACTGAGAAGTTTGAAATGGATTCTGCTCGTCAAAGAGGGTGGAGGGAAAAGTTTAAACAGAGAGGCCATTGTTCAAGTCCTGGCCTAAAACGTATGAATGGAAAGTGTCCTCTGACTCCCTTAGAG GTAGGAATGATGCTGAGGGGTATGGGCTTTAATAACAACACTCCAGTCTATTTGGCATCGGGGAAAATATACAAGGCGGATAGAAATTTAGCAACTTTACTGCAGCTCTTTCCCCTTCTTCAGACCAAAGAGTCTCTTGCCACTCCAGAAGAGCTTGCTCCATTCCAG GGTTACTCTTCAAGGTTGGCTGCATTGGATTATACTGTTTGCCTGTACAGCGAAGTGTTTGTTACCACTCAAGGTGGCAATTTTCCCCACTTTATGATGGGCCATCGGCGATTTCTCTACAATGGCCATGCTAAGACCATCAAACCTGACAAACAAAAATTAGCTGTGTTACTGCATGATACAAGCATTAG TTGGAAGGTTTTCAAGGAAGAAATGGAAACAATGCTTCGTGAGAGCAACCGAAAGGGCGTGATGTTTCGTAAGAGCAAACAATCAATCTACGCATACCCTTCACCAGATTGCACCTGTCACCAAGATCTGATCGATTCAACATCCTTGCCAACCTATCTCAACCATTAG